One segment of Chionomys nivalis chromosome 1, mChiNiv1.1, whole genome shotgun sequence DNA contains the following:
- the LOC130886512 gene encoding amiloride-sensitive amine oxidase [copper-containing]-like, translating to MLSSRTMKMAQKNLALAWVAAIWLLQVAMAERLRWSLKGKPQVFMDLTPFEMKIVHDFLMDRKELELQPSEIPTLAKNSVYLMEMLLPRKKDVLDFLDRGQRSPVREARVVIFFGAQEHPNVTEFAVGPLPLPIYMREIAPLPEHHPSWASRPISKAEYHLIHQTLKKATEPLDEFFIDITDYSLKDCDQGCLTFTYVAPQGIKPGQRSSWFILQRYMAGHFLKPTGLQILLDHGSTDVQDWRVERVWYNGKLYNSPEELAQKYENGEVATVVIVEPRPKDTEQPRLSPINVAEPHLPPYNIEDNTVYYRDWIFSFRLRPSSGMQILNVHFRGVRIAYEVSVQEAVAQLGGHIPAGIQPKYMDVGWGPDRVTHQLVQGVDCPDTATFLEVIHHYDTDAPVSYPQALCLFEIPAGIPITRHFDSDFNSESSARMKEGRLVLRTTSTVHHYDYTWDFIFYPNGTMETQMEASGLVQSTFYQPEEMNHFSQPRTHRFSNIHTHLVHYRIDLDVAGSKNSFQSLQIVQENITTGLRHLVTQDTLKQTNYSWGHQAAFLFGKPLPNYLVFSNLHKSHHGHRNSYYLQIYSKVHGVELPDWQKKPGLSWARYPLAVTKYRDSERCSSSIYNQYNPWNPPVAFKNFIRNNTNIEDKDLVAWVTVGFHNIAHSKVSLTTSENSAGFVLRPFDFFHGS from the exons ATGCTGTCTTCCAGAACCATGAAGATGGCACAAAAGAACCTGGCACTGGCCTGGGTGGCTGCCATCTGGCTGCTACAGGTGGCCATGGCAGAGCGCCTCAGGTGGAGCTTGAAGGGCAAGCCCCAGGTCTTCATGGACCTGACCCCTTTTGAGATGAAGATCGTGCACGACTTTCTGATGGACAGgaaggagctggagctgcagccaTCTGAAATACCCACTTTGGCCAAGAACTCGGTGTACCTCATGGAGATGCTACTGCCCAGAAAGAAGGATGTGCTGGATTTTCTGGACAGAGGACAAAGGAGTCCTGTGAGGGAAGCCCGTGTGGTCATCTTCTTCGGTGCCCAGGAGCACCCTAACGTCACTGAGTTTGCTGTTGGGCCCCTGCCATTGCCCATCTACATGCGAGAAATAGCTCCCTTACCCGAGCACCATCCATCCTGGGCATCCAGACCTATCTCCAAAGCAGAGTACCACCTTATCCACCAGACCCTGAAGAAGGCCACTGAGCCTCTGGATGAATTCTTCATTGACATCACAGACTACTCGCTAAAGGACTGTGATCAGGGTTGTCTGACTTTCACATATGTGGCCCCCCAGGGCATAAAACCTGGCCAGCGCAGTAGCTGGTTTATCTTGCAACGCTATATGGCAGGCCACTTCCTGAAGCCCACAGGCCTGCAGATCCTTCTGGACCACGGGAGCACAGATGTCCAGGACTGGAGAGTGGAGCGGGTCTGGTATAACGGTAAGCTCTACAACAGTCCAGAGGAACTGGCTCAGAAATATGAGAATGGAGAAGTGgctactgtggtcattgttgagCCACGGCCTAAGGACACAGAGCAGCCccgactctcccccatcaatgtGGCTGAGCCCCACCTTCCTCCCTATAACATAGAGGACAACACAGTGTACTACAGAGACTGGATCTTCTCCTTCCGTCTAcgaccctcttctggcatgcagatcCTGAATGTGCACTTCCGGGGTGTGCGCATTGCTTATGAAGTCAGTGTACAAGAGGCTGTGGCACAGTTGGGAGGACATATACCTGCAGGCATTCAGCCCAAGTACATGGATGTGGGCTGGGGCCCAGACAGAGTCACTCACCAGTTAGTCCAGGGCGTTGATTGTCCAGACACAGCGACCTTCCTGGAAGTCATCCACCACTATGACACTGATGCGCCGGTCTCCTATCCACAAGCTCTCTGTCTCTTTGAGATACCAGCAGGAATACCAATTACACGTCACTTTGACTCCGACTTTAACTCCGAGTCCAGTGCCAGGATGAAGGAAGGCAGACTGGTACTGCGGACAACCTCAACAGTCCACCACTATGATTATACTTGGGACTTCATTTTCTACCCTAATGGGACAATGGAAACACAGATGGAAGCCTCTGGCTTGGTCCAGTCTACCTTCTACCAGCCCGAGGAAATGAACCACTTCTCTCAACCACGCACCCACCGATTCAGCAACATCCACACTCACCTTGTACATTACCGCATTGACCTGGATGTAGCAG GCAGCAAGAACAGCTTCCAGTCACTGCAGATCGTTCAGGAAAACATCACCACAGGCCTGAGACACCTTGTAACCCAAGACACCCTAAAGCAAACTAATTACTCCTGGGGACATCAGGCAGCCTTCCTCTTTGGAAAACCACTTCCCAATTACCTGGTCTTCAGCAACCTCCATAAGAGCCATCATGGCCACAGGAACAGCTACTACCTGCAGATCTACTCCAAAGTCCATGGAGTGGAGCTGCCAGACTGGCAGAAGAAACCAGGTCTCTCTTGGGCCAG GTACCCGTTGGCTGTGACCAAATACCGGGATTCTGAGAGGTGCAGTAGCAGCATCTACAACCAATATAACCCCTGGAATCCCCCGGTAGCCTTCAAGAACTTCATCCGGAACAATACGAACATTGAAGATAAG GATTTGGTGGCCTGGGTTACAGTGGGCTTCCACAACATAGCCCATTCTAAGGTCAGCTTGACCACATCTGAGAACTCTGCAGGCTTCGTGCTCCGACCTTTTGACTTCTTCCATGGCTCCTAG